In Oncorhynchus mykiss isolate Arlee chromosome 19, USDA_OmykA_1.1, whole genome shotgun sequence, the sequence cacacacacacatacctatatatatatatatatatatatatatatatatatatatatatatatatatatatatatatatacagtatatcataaaAGTGAGtgcacccctcacatttttgtaaatatttgagtatatcttctcatgtgacaacactgaagaaatggcactttgctacaatgtaaagtagtgagtgtacagcttgtataacagtgtaaatttgctgtcccctcaaaataactcaacacacagccattaatgtctaaaccgctggcagcaaaagtgaggggtgtactcacttttgtgatatactgtagatacacacacacaaataccacTGTCAGACTTGTAGTAAAGGAGTAGACTAGCTACTGAACAGAATTAAGGCAAAATGTACTTACTAGTTGTTGGGTATTCATAAATTCAAGCAACAGCATTTTAATTCATGCTTTTTTTCCAATTTTGGCATTAAAACGTTGGGTGCTTTGGGCCAAATTCCTACATGTAATATTCATACAGAGTAACACTAGCCTGGATACATGGAATATTGGACAACCTGCTGTGCAACTTTTTAAATCATTTATCTCTTGTCAATGTCTGCTCTGTGGGGGTACATTCCTGCCAATCATATTGTAAATATATTCCTTTATATTGTTAGTATTATCGGCAGGAAAATACCCCAAACTGCGCCACCAACTTTACAgttgttgtatttacaatgtctTTGATATTGTGTTACCGACAGTATATGTATTTTAAATCTGTCTTTGATTTCTCTAATTCCAATACACACCGAATGTATTTTTCAGACGTGTTCCTCCTAAGTATCAATATGCTAAttgagtgagagaaaaaaaacatttatttctgtAGTGCCTCTCTAATGTTCAGGAGATATCCATGACTTTCTGCCTAGAAGAACCAGTCCATTCATATATGCATAATTAACATGCAGTTTGTCGATGAGAAAATGAGGCCTTGGAAGCAGGACGTCCTATACATAATGGATAGCCTTTAGTTGGTGTTATGCCATGCTAATGAAGTTCTAATAGTCAGTCTGTTGCCCAAATGAATGGGACGCGTTATGCTTGGTACTAAAGGATACCAATGTGCTTGGTACTAAATGGCATGTTTTACTGACATACTTCAAATGCTAATAGTGCATGTACAGTAGTTACTGCCTCAATGCTGTCATTGTTAAGGTTAAGGGATAATTTGACTTATGAGCCTTCCACAAAATAGCTCTGAGCTTGCTGAATGGCTGTCTGAGAGACTAAGGGATGATATACTGTAAGAAACGGTACGGAAATCTAGTGGCTGTTATCTCTGATAACTACACCGTATCATGACATAAACAaacagccaaaacaacaacaacagctgtaTAGCTTCTCATACAGCTTGAAACGTGCCTTCGCCGGATTACAAGAACATCTCACATCCACACCAACTGTGTGTTTGCCACCGGAAACATGGAGACCTACACAATCATCATGCATAAGAGTAGAAGCTGTTGGTTACACTACTTGAATCCAGCAGGTATAATGCTTCATTACTTGTTGTAAGCACGTATGAGCTTTCATGTCTTATTACAAGGTTTACAGTTTGTTATGTCCTTTTATGAAACACATTTTCAAAATTGCTATCATCTAGTCATTGAGATAATATTAAGAATTTCTAAGCGGGGTCATACGTGCTTATGACAAGTCTTACAATGCATTATAAccgcatcataatgcattatacctgtCAGGtccaagtaaagtgttaccgagCGGTTCAATTCAGGAGGGTGCCGTACAGCTGGGCCTTGGTCAGACTGTCCTTCCTGCTCAGTCCTGTTCCTGTGCTTCCAAATTTTTGGTATTGTTGAGAACTCTTTTTGGGAAGTGCCGGGCTAGGACTGggcctcattctctccctctggcAGTGCTGCAGACTGGAGGCTTCCAGAGAGCTTTGGTGGTGTAAGGACTCAGCTGAGCTGTTGGGGCTCACGTCCACGTATTCCTTGTTCATGCTCCCCCCTGACGCTCCAGCAGCCCCGCTCTCCTTATCCTTAAGGCTCCCTGAGAGGAACTGCAGGCTGCACTCTGAGTCCTGGCTGTCTACCTTGGCTCTGTACAGGGGCGGGGGATTGTCCGGCTTGCCCCGCAGGCCCAGGCTGGGGTGtttgggactgggactggggctgggtgAGAGGCCACCACTGGCGGCAGCAGCCAAGCACTGGTCCAGCACATGGCTGTGGAGGAAGACGTTGTCGTCCCCCTCATGGAAGCTGCTGTAGAGAGGCCCCAGTTTAATCTTGGCCGGGCCCATGGCAAAGTGCTGCTCGGAGAAGCTGTAGGGAGACACACGGCCAGGGTTGCGGTTGAAGGAGTACGAGTTGATGTCCTCTACGCTCAGCTGCCTCCAGCGTCCAGTCAGTTCCTCCTCGGTGGGGACACCCATGCTGACCATGCTGGCCTGACTATCGGAGCGCTCCACACCCCGGGGTCCTCCTCCCTGGGCTGAGCCCACACTGTGTGACGATGCGATGAGCGGCGAGTGGTAGGGCTCACTGTAGCCGCAGGATGCTGTGCATACGTATGCCGGTGAAGAGCCACTGCCGCCTTTTGCAGGGCTGGGGGAAGGTGGCATTGCCATGTGCTGGAAGCTGTGGGATTTGGGGAAGACGCTGTGGCCAGGAGGGCTGTCCTTCTCATAGGATGAAGTGCTCTTTCGCTCGCCGTAACCTCCATCCCGCCAGTCCATGTAGAGCCCATGGTGGGAGGAGGACATGGTGCTACTGGGGCCACCGCCGCAGCCTTCCCCGCCCTTCTCGTCTTCCGATGCCTGGCTGAAGCTGGAGTAGGAGCTAGAGGCCCTCAAGGAGCCCGCGGCAAACTCTCCATGGAAGGAGTGGGCCCCGTGATGGGAAAAGTTACCCGATTGGAAGGCTTCCTCCTCGGGGTTGGAGTCTGTGGAGTTCTGGGACTGGAggaggagacccatggggcgggcATGGACATCCACGCTCTGTCTGCGCTCCTGCCAGCGCTCGGGGCAGTAGAGGGCTGTGTCGCTGCAGTACAGGTCCGATGTGCGGTAAGCTGTACGGCGCCGGAGGCTTT encodes:
- the LOC110498179 gene encoding brain-enriched guanylate kinase-associated protein-like is translated as MKKIYIGKTALKAGRNGCKHQKRSSLHDHKDDLRKRLSYTTHKLEMVESEFDSTRQYLETELRRAQEELEKFTDKLRRIQSSYAAQQRINQDLEDKVHRTSQHHEDEKRALSREIIVLNNHLMEAKITIEKLREDNDLYRKDCNLAAQLLQCSKSHHRAHKLSELPIDFQERVSSHMEKQGRGVTMALCHSPYSDAVPTAVIAKVLEKPEPGSSCPNTSSPSPQPLEDEGHDHNFVPTSAGGGTESLRRRTAYRTSDLYCSDTALYCPERWQERRQSVDVHARPMGLLLQSQNSTDSNPEEEAFQSGNFSHHGAHSFHGEFAAGSLRASSSYSSFSQASEDEKGGEGCGGGPSSTMSSSHHGLYMDWRDGGYGERKSTSSYEKDSPPGHSVFPKSHSFQHMAMPPSPSPAKGGSGSSPAYVCTASCGYSEPYHSPLIASSHSVGSAQGGGPRGVERSDSQASMVSMGVPTEEELTGRWRQLSVEDINSYSFNRNPGRVSPYSFSEQHFAMGPAKIKLGPLYSSFHEGDDNVFLHSHVLDQCLAAAASGGLSPSPSPSPKHPSLGLRGKPDNPPPLYRAKVDSQDSECSLQFLSGSLKDKESGAAGASGGSMNKEYVDVSPNSSAESLHHQSSLEASSLQHCQRERMRPSPSPALPKKSSQQYQKFGSTGTGLSRKDSLTKAQLYGTLLN